A region from the Lysobacter sp. BMK333-48F3 genome encodes:
- a CDS encoding S9 family peptidase, whose product MKLWGYALLLAAGLAAPMAAAAAAAEGVDVESFIKDDAFVDIKLSPTGEFYAATVPTENETMLVIFSREGMKMTGAFRLGKNNHVHDFWWVSPTRVLMGMAQKLGSRDEPQPTGEIYAMNANGTGIDVLVGYRVRGAGAGTRIQPKKVEQVAAFLVDDLPGDDKSVVISVQQFAADAYTRAERLDVYTGRRNQIAIAPVRNADFVTDNQGVVRFALGYGTDQVRKLFYRAGEGKDWQLLSSDAQGKGIDRPIGFSADDSVAYFRSEQPQGPDAIVAFDIASQSRKEILRDPVADPQRTIYRRNSNIPVGVFFADGVPRTEFFDKTSPEAKQYRSLEAAFKGESLRVTSETADGGLALLRSWSDRNPGDIFLYDNAKKHAAHVISRGSWVDPAKMGPVRPVRLKARDGLALSGLLTTPNGSDGKSLPLVVMPHGGPFGIQDLWQFDHDAQMLAQAGYAVLQLNYRGSAGYGRAFQLAGQRQWGGTMQDDLTDATRWAIEQGVADPARICLYGASYGGYASLMGVAKEPALYKCAVGYVGVYDLPMMHSTGDIQKAGSGETYIREWIGSKEETAKVSPTQLAQQIKVPVFLAAGGEDQRAPIVHSEKMEKALRAAGVPVETLYYKTEGHGFYVKEHQREFYTRLLAFLSRSLGGRVAAPAKAAAPAAAK is encoded by the coding sequence ATGAAGTTGTGGGGATACGCGTTGCTGCTGGCCGCGGGGCTGGCAGCGCCGATGGCGGCCGCTGCGGCCGCTGCCGAGGGAGTCGATGTCGAGTCGTTCATCAAGGACGACGCCTTCGTCGACATCAAGCTTTCGCCGACCGGCGAGTTCTACGCCGCCACGGTGCCGACCGAGAACGAAACCATGCTGGTGATCTTCTCCCGCGAGGGCATGAAGATGACCGGCGCGTTCCGGCTCGGCAAGAACAACCACGTGCACGACTTCTGGTGGGTCAGCCCGACCCGGGTGCTGATGGGCATGGCGCAGAAGCTCGGTTCGCGCGACGAGCCGCAGCCGACCGGCGAGATCTACGCCATGAACGCCAACGGCACCGGCATCGACGTGCTGGTCGGCTACCGCGTGCGCGGCGCCGGCGCCGGCACCCGCATCCAGCCGAAGAAGGTCGAGCAGGTCGCCGCCTTCCTGGTCGACGACCTGCCCGGCGACGACAAGAGCGTGGTGATTTCGGTGCAGCAGTTCGCCGCCGACGCCTACACCCGCGCCGAGCGCCTGGACGTGTACACCGGGCGCCGCAACCAGATCGCGATCGCACCGGTGCGCAACGCCGATTTCGTCACCGACAACCAGGGCGTGGTCCGGTTCGCGCTGGGTTACGGCACCGACCAGGTGCGCAAGCTGTTCTACCGCGCCGGCGAAGGCAAGGACTGGCAGCTGCTGAGCTCGGACGCGCAGGGCAAGGGCATCGACCGCCCGATCGGCTTCTCCGCCGACGACAGCGTCGCCTATTTCCGCAGCGAGCAGCCGCAGGGGCCGGACGCGATCGTCGCCTTCGACATCGCCAGCCAGAGCCGCAAGGAGATCCTGCGCGATCCGGTCGCCGATCCGCAGCGGACGATCTACCGCCGCAACAGCAACATCCCGGTCGGCGTGTTCTTCGCCGACGGCGTGCCGCGCACCGAGTTCTTCGACAAGACCTCGCCGGAGGCCAAGCAGTACCGCAGCCTGGAGGCCGCGTTCAAGGGCGAGAGCCTGCGCGTCACCTCCGAGACCGCCGACGGCGGGCTGGCCTTGCTGCGCAGCTGGAGCGACCGCAATCCCGGCGACATCTTCCTCTACGACAACGCCAAGAAGCATGCCGCGCACGTGATCAGCCGCGGCTCCTGGGTCGATCCGGCGAAGATGGGGCCGGTGCGCCCGGTCCGCCTCAAGGCGCGCGACGGCCTGGCGCTGTCCGGCCTGCTGACCACGCCCAACGGCAGCGACGGCAAGTCGCTGCCGTTGGTGGTGATGCCGCACGGCGGTCCGTTCGGCATCCAGGATCTGTGGCAATTCGACCACGACGCGCAGATGCTGGCCCAGGCCGGTTATGCCGTGCTGCAGCTGAACTACCGCGGTTCGGCCGGTTACGGCCGGGCGTTCCAGCTCGCCGGCCAGCGCCAGTGGGGCGGCACGATGCAGGACGACCTGACCGACGCCACCCGCTGGGCGATCGAGCAGGGCGTGGCCGACCCGGCCCGGATCTGCCTGTACGGCGCCAGCTACGGCGGTTACGCCTCGCTGATGGGCGTGGCCAAGGAGCCGGCGCTGTACAAGTGCGCGGTCGGTTACGTCGGCGTCTACGACCTGCCGATGATGCACAGCACCGGCGACATCCAGAAGGCCGGTTCCGGCGAGACCTACATCCGCGAATGGATCGGTTCCAAGGAGGAGACCGCCAAGGTCTCGCCGACCCAGTTGGCGCAACAGATCAAGGTGCCGGTGTTCCTGGCCGCAGGCGGCGAGGACCAGCGCGCGCCGATCGTCCACAGCGAAAAGATGGAGAAGGCGCTGCGCGCCGCCGGGGTGCCGGTGGAAACCCTGTACTACAAGACCGAAGGGCACGGCTTCTA